In Hyphomicrobiales bacterium, the following are encoded in one genomic region:
- a CDS encoding TIGR01459 family HAD-type hydrolase, with protein MSDHNPEVTVASEAIAEADQAFAMYQSVRHRLPQADFPATSQMAATMADLADEHDVFLLDAFGVLNIGEEPIPGVAQRIARLRSEGKQVYVVTNAAAYPASHLLARYDRMGYDFEPHQVVSSRDTLTHALSQRDARRWGIMASRSFDVGDLGAHCIFLGDDPAIYDAVDGFILIGSGEWSERRQDLLATALLRSPRPVLVGNPDLVAPLASGLAVQPGYYAHRLADATGVEPEFFGKPFANIYELAFERFGDRVPRERVVMVGDTLHTDVLGGAAAGVRTALVAGYGLLAEGDPHGAIAASGIVPDFILGRP; from the coding sequence ATGTCGGACCACAATCCGGAAGTGACCGTCGCCAGCGAGGCGATCGCGGAGGCGGATCAGGCCTTCGCGATGTACCAATCCGTGCGGCACCGCCTTCCGCAAGCCGATTTCCCGGCCACGTCGCAGATGGCGGCGACGATGGCGGACCTTGCCGACGAACACGACGTCTTCCTGCTCGACGCATTCGGCGTGCTCAATATCGGCGAGGAGCCGATCCCCGGCGTTGCGCAACGGATCGCCCGGCTGCGCAGTGAGGGCAAACAGGTCTATGTGGTCACCAACGCCGCGGCCTATCCGGCTAGCCACCTGCTCGCGCGCTATGACCGCATGGGTTACGACTTCGAACCGCATCAGGTGGTTTCGAGCCGGGACACGCTGACACACGCGCTCAGCCAGCGCGACGCGCGCCGCTGGGGCATCATGGCGTCACGCAGCTTCGATGTCGGCGATCTCGGCGCGCACTGCATCTTCCTTGGTGACGACCCGGCAATCTACGACGCCGTCGACGGGTTCATCCTGATCGGCAGCGGGGAATGGAGCGAGCGGCGTCAGGATCTGCTCGCCACCGCGCTTCTCCGCTCTCCCCGGCCGGTTCTCGTCGGCAATCCCGACCTGGTGGCACCGCTTGCAAGCGGGCTCGCAGTGCAGCCTGGCTACTATGCGCACCGGCTGGCGGACGCGACCGGGGTCGAACCGGAATTCTTCGGCAAGCCGTTCGCCAATATCTACGAACTCGCCTTCGAGCGGTTTGGCGACAGGGTCCCGCGCGAGCGGGTGGTGATGGTCGGGGATACGCTGCACACGGATGTGCTGGGCGGAGCTGCTGCCGGGGTGCGCACCGCGCTCGTCGCCGGCTACGGCCTGCTCGCCGAGGGCGACCCGCATGGCGCGATCGCGGCCTCGGGCATCGTACCGGATTTCATTCTGGGACGGCCCTGA
- a CDS encoding inorganic phosphate transporter produces MKLKEYLKIEQAAGISRGEIGRIGSAIIFMMIVMIYTGSKFGHVEQVYLLIAAAVIGAYMAMNIGANDVANNVGPAVGSFALTLTGAILIAAVFEAGGAIIAGGDVVKTVKKGIIDPATIGNSDMFVWVMMGALLGAAIWLNLATWLGAPVSTTHSIVGGVMGAGIAAAGWDIVNWNSMSMIVLSWIVSPITGGIIAAAFLYTLKRLVFFRDDPVEQAIKVVPAMIAIMAWAFTTYIALKGIKHIVAVSFPVALVAGFVMAVVVFIIVRPQVRKKLTVVSPDREGVNRLFGLPLIFAAALLSFAHGANDVANAVGPLAGIVDALTVAGGGGAKVAIPMWVMAIGALGISLGLALFGPKLIRTVGTEITELDRSRAFCIALAAAITVIVASQLGLPISSTHVALGAVFGVGFLREFLEQRMGAVVEDVLSKHEGQADFSQAEAVLRRFQNAPSVEKERMLQELKAMGPEAVIDAAQRKQLRKALKRQLFKRSSLFKIVSAWIITVPVSAVLAAMFYFVFRGMMLP; encoded by the coding sequence TTGAAGCTCAAGGAATACCTCAAGATCGAGCAGGCAGCGGGCATCAGCCGCGGCGAGATCGGTCGCATCGGTTCGGCGATCATCTTCATGATGATCGTGATGATATACACCGGTTCGAAGTTCGGCCATGTCGAGCAGGTCTACCTGCTGATCGCGGCCGCCGTCATCGGCGCCTACATGGCGATGAATATCGGCGCCAACGACGTCGCCAACAATGTCGGGCCGGCCGTCGGCTCCTTTGCCCTGACCTTGACGGGCGCGATCCTCATCGCCGCCGTTTTCGAGGCGGGCGGTGCCATCATCGCCGGTGGCGATGTGGTCAAGACGGTGAAGAAGGGGATCATCGACCCGGCCACTATCGGCAATTCAGACATGTTCGTGTGGGTGATGATGGGCGCGCTTCTCGGCGCAGCCATCTGGCTCAATCTCGCCACCTGGCTCGGCGCGCCGGTGTCGACCACGCACTCCATCGTCGGCGGTGTCATGGGCGCCGGTATCGCCGCCGCCGGCTGGGACATCGTCAACTGGAATTCCATGAGCATGATCGTGCTCAGCTGGATCGTTTCGCCGATCACCGGCGGGATCATCGCCGCCGCTTTCCTCTACACCCTGAAGCGGCTGGTGTTCTTCCGAGACGATCCTGTCGAGCAGGCGATCAAGGTGGTGCCCGCGATGATTGCCATCATGGCTTGGGCGTTCACCACCTATATCGCGCTGAAGGGCATCAAGCACATCGTCGCGGTGTCGTTCCCGGTCGCGCTTGTCGCCGGTTTCGTCATGGCCGTGGTGGTCTTCATAATCGTGCGTCCGCAGGTGCGCAAGAAGCTGACGGTGGTCTCGCCGGACCGCGAAGGCGTCAACCGTCTGTTCGGCCTGCCGCTCATCTTTGCTGCCGCGCTGTTGAGTTTCGCCCATGGCGCCAACGACGTCGCCAACGCGGTCGGCCCCCTCGCCGGTATCGTCGACGCACTGACGGTTGCCGGCGGCGGCGGCGCCAAGGTTGCGATCCCGATGTGGGTGATGGCGATCGGCGCGCTTGGCATTTCGCTCGGTCTGGCGCTGTTCGGGCCCAAGCTGATCCGCACCGTCGGCACCGAGATCACCGAACTGGATCGCTCGCGCGCCTTCTGCATCGCGCTGGCCGCCGCCATCACCGTGATCGTGGCCAGCCAGCTCGGTCTGCCGATCAGCTCCACCCATGTCGCGCTCGGCGCCGTCTTCGGCGTCGGCTTCCTGCGCGAGTTCCTCGAGCAGCGCATGGGCGCGGTGGTCGAGGACGTGCTGTCCAAGCATGAGGGCCAGGCCGATTTCTCGCAGGCCGAAGCCGTGTTGCGCCGCTTCCAGAACGCGCCCTCGGTGGAAAAGGAGCGCATGCTGCAGGAACTGAAGGCCATGGGGCCGGAAGCCGTCATCGACGCCGCGCAGCGCAAGCAGCTCCGCAAGGCCCTGAAGCGCCAATTGTTCAAGCGCTCCTCGCTGTTTAAGATCGTGTCGGCATGGATCATCACCGTTCCCGTCTCGGCGGTTCTCGCGGCAATGTTTTATTTCGTTTTCCGCGGCATGATGCTGCCGTGA
- a CDS encoding sodium:phosphate symporter — translation MKRFLLAAVLGALLFSFWLSPNFQEIAAGVAIFLFGMLMLEDGFKLFSGGVLERTLERMTRSVLRSVTFGIVSTTIMQSSSLVSVITISFLSAGLISLIAGVGIIFGANIGTTTGAWLVAGIGLKVDIASYAMPMLALGAILVFQNSKYLKGAGYVLAGVGFLFLGIHYMKSGFETFKEQIDLTRFAMTGFAGLAVYTLVGAAATIVMQSSHATMVLVITALAAGQISYENALALAIGANIGTTVTAVLGALSANFQGKRLALAHIIFNVVTAAVALALIQHLRNAVDEVSAFVGIADNDFALKLAVFHTIFNVLGVVLMLPLLRLLIRFLERVIVEQKPDVSKPRYLNAAVDDYPATIESALRKEVGHLYDNAVEVIGEGLNIRLAEIYASTSIPKTVAESRTPIDVDLSARYEHRVKTLYAAIVEFATRIGDKDMPPDVVARVYDLLEVARRIVQAVKAVKHMRRNTSAYTSAQLGAVTDLYNGIRTEIAQILAEINKLEHEDADERSSLWLDDERVQIEASYRNTSKQVEDLIRKRALSPHAATSFLNDSGYAFDAMRDLMEAAKLYYLSKESGMAEVERILSVEEDDAETISESAEGDADVS, via the coding sequence ATGAAAAGATTTCTGCTGGCAGCGGTCCTTGGCGCCCTGTTGTTCAGCTTCTGGCTCAGTCCGAATTTTCAGGAGATCGCCGCCGGTGTGGCGATCTTCCTTTTCGGCATGCTCATGCTCGAGGATGGCTTCAAGCTGTTCAGCGGCGGTGTGCTGGAACGCACCCTGGAGCGGATGACCCGCTCCGTCCTGCGCTCCGTCACCTTCGGCATCGTGTCGACGACCATCATGCAGTCGAGTTCGCTCGTCTCCGTCATCACGATCTCCTTCCTGAGCGCGGGGTTGATCAGCCTGATTGCCGGTGTCGGCATCATTTTCGGCGCCAATATCGGCACCACGACGGGCGCCTGGCTGGTCGCCGGTATTGGCCTCAAGGTCGATATCGCGTCCTACGCCATGCCGATGCTGGCCCTCGGCGCGATCCTCGTCTTCCAGAATTCGAAATACCTCAAGGGTGCCGGTTACGTGCTTGCCGGCGTCGGCTTCCTGTTCCTCGGTATCCACTACATGAAAAGCGGGTTCGAGACCTTCAAGGAACAGATCGACCTGACCCGCTTCGCCATGACGGGTTTCGCCGGCCTCGCCGTCTACACGCTGGTCGGTGCTGCAGCGACCATCGTCATGCAGTCCAGCCACGCGACGATGGTGCTGGTCATCACCGCGCTGGCCGCTGGGCAGATTTCCTACGAGAACGCGCTGGCGCTCGCCATCGGCGCCAATATCGGCACCACGGTGACGGCGGTACTCGGGGCGCTGAGCGCCAATTTCCAGGGCAAACGCCTGGCGCTCGCCCATATCATCTTCAATGTCGTCACGGCCGCCGTCGCACTTGCCCTGATCCAGCATCTGCGCAACGCGGTCGACGAGGTCAGCGCCTTTGTCGGCATCGCCGACAATGATTTCGCGCTCAAGCTCGCCGTCTTCCACACGATCTTCAACGTGCTCGGCGTCGTCCTGATGCTGCCGCTCTTGCGCCTGCTGATCCGTTTCCTCGAGCGCGTCATCGTCGAGCAAAAGCCAGACGTCAGCAAACCGCGCTATCTGAACGCGGCGGTCGACGATTACCCCGCGACCATCGAGAGCGCGCTGCGCAAGGAAGTCGGCCATCTCTACGACAATGCGGTCGAGGTCATCGGCGAGGGGCTCAATATCCGTCTGGCGGAAATCTATGCCTCCACGAGCATCCCGAAAACGGTTGCCGAGAGCCGGACGCCGATCGATGTCGATTTGAGTGCACGCTACGAGCATCGCGTGAAGACGCTCTATGCGGCAATCGTCGAGTTCGCGACGCGCATCGGCGACAAGGATATGCCGCCCGATGTCGTCGCCCGCGTCTACGATCTCCTCGAAGTCGCGCGGCGCATCGTGCAGGCGGTCAAGGCGGTCAAGCACATGCGCCGCAACACCAGCGCCTACACCTCGGCGCAGCTTGGTGCCGTCACCGATCTCTACAACGGGATCCGCACCGAGATTGCCCAGATCCTGGCCGAGATCAACAAGCTGGAACATGAGGATGCGGACGAGCGGTCAAGTCTTTGGCTCGACGACGAACGCGTCCAGATCGAGGCGAGCTACCGCAACACCAGCAAGCAGGTTGAGGATCTGATCAGAAAGCGCGCCCTGAGCCCTCATGCCGCAACCTCATTCCTCAATGACTCGGGCTATGCTTTCGATGCCATGCGCGATCTGATGGAGGCAGCCAAGCTCTATTACCTGTCGAAGGAAAGCGGCATGGCCGAGGTGGAACGCATTCTGTCGGTCGAAGAGGACGATGCGGAGACCATCTCTGAAAGTGCGGAGGGAGACGCCGATGTGTCATGA